In Alkalimarinus alittae, the DNA window TGACTGAGATTCTGGATACCGCAGATTCTTTTATAGAAGTGGGAAAAAGATCGATCAAGAATGTGCCGCTCCTGCGAGGCAAAACGGTCGTAAATCTTTTTTTCGAAGCCAGTACGCGAACAAGAAGCACTTTTGAATTAGCCGCAAAACGATTGTCGGCAGATGTCTTAAATTTAAATATCAGTACCTCCGCAACATCTAAAGGTGAATCGCTTTCTGATACCTTGCAAAACCTTGAGGCGATGGCCAGCGACATGTTTGTTGTGAGGCATTCCCAGAGCGGCGCGCCTCATTTTATTGCCGAGTCGGTCACACCTAATGTCTCAATAATTAATGCCGGTGACGGTCGGCATGCACACCCCACTCAAGCGATGTTAGATATGCTGACTATACGCCAACATAAAGGCTCTTTTGAAGGCCTTAAGGTCGCGATTGTTGGTGATATTCTTCACTCTCGGGTTGCCAGATCACAGATTAGAGCACTAAACACGTTAGGGGTTTCAGAGGTTCGAGTAATCGCGCCTAACACCTTGTTACCGGTAGATATTGAAAGCCTTGGCGCGACCGTTTATAGCACGATGAAGCAAGGTCTTGACGGGGTTGATGTGGTGATTATGCTGCGACTTCAAAAGGAGCGTATGGAAGGTGCCCTGTTGCCGAGTGAACATGAATTTTACGAGTTGTATGGGCTGACAACTGAAAAGCTAAAATATGCAAAACCAGATGCGATCGTGATGCACCCTGGCCCAATTAATCGAGGGGTAGAAATTGAGTCTGCCGTTGCTGATGGTCCTCAGTCAGTGATTCTGAATCAGGTCACTAATGGTATTGCTGTCCGCATGGCTGTTATGTCTATGGCGATGAGTGGGCAGACAGCGGCTATTTCTGCTGCAGCTTCTGAATAACGAGTACTGATTGAGTGTTGGTGGGTAAATGAACATAGAAATAAAGTCGGGCCGGATTGTAGATCCCGTTAATGGAAAAGACGAAATTCAGTCTTTATATGTATCAGAAGGAAAAATAGTCGCGATTGGCAAAGCGCCTGAGGGATTTTTAGCTGATCAGGTTGTCGATGCTTCCGGTTGTGTTGTATCGCCCGGTTTTATAGATTTATGCGCGTACTTACGTGAACCTGGGTATGAGTACAAAGGCACCGTTGCTTCTGAGACGTTTGCTGCGGCTAAAGGTGGGTTTACCGCCGTTTGTTGTCCTCCACAAACATTGCCGGTCAATGATTCGGAAGCTGTGACGCATCTGATACTTGATTTAGCACGAAGGGCTGGGTTTTCAAAAGTGTATCCGATTGGTGCGCTAACTAAAGGGCTAAAGGGGCAGCAGCTCAGTGAAGTCTACTCGTTGAAGCGAGCCGGTTGTGTCGGTGTGGGCAATAGCGGGCGTCCTGTGGCTGACCTGAATGTCATGAAACGATGCTGTGAGTATGCCAAAACACATGATATGAGTGTGTTTGTTCGACCTGAAGATGTTTCCCTAGCGTCTGATGGTTGTGTGCATGAAGGTGCCGTTGCGACTCGGTTGGGGTTGCCAGGTATACCTGCGTTAGCTGAAACTGTTGCAGTATCTCAGCTTATCTTGCTTGCAGAAGAGACGGGGGCACATCTTCATATGTCGCAACTAACGGCTGCAAAATCAGTTGAGTTAGTGGCGGATGCCAAAAAGCGCGGGATCCGCATTACTGCAGATGTTTCAGCGCAGCACCTATTACTAACAGATGTATCGGTTAGTGGATTTGATAGCCGGTTTCATTGTTTGCCACCCTTTCGAACTGAAGCGGATAGACTGGCTTTGATTGAGGGGGTGAACAGTGGCGTTATAGATGCAATTTGCAGCCAACACCAACCTCACGAAGCCGCCGCTAAGCAGGCGCCATTTGCTGAGTCTGAGCCAGGTATCTCATCAATAGAAACTGTTTTGCCGTTATTATTAGGGTTAGAGCGAGCGGCTACTCTGTCAATGGATGTACTTATTCGCAGCCTTTCAGTCGGTGCTGCGAATGTGCTGGGGGTGCAGGGAGGCTCTTTGGCGGAAGGACAAAATGCGGATATCTGCATTTTTGACCCGAATAAGCAATGGGTGGTGAATGATGAAACCATTAAATCATCCGGTAAAAGCACGCCTTGGAAGGGTGAAGAGCTGCAAGGGCTTGTGAAGGCAACATTGGTTGACGGCTGTATTGTCTATGCATGAGTTGTCTGAGTTTGCATTGCTCTGTTTCACTTCGCTATTTGCCATGATTAATCCATTTGGTGTAGCACCGGTGTTTCAGCCAATGACGACTCATATGACACATCAGCAGTCTCGGCAAGTTGCTCTTAAAGCATCGTTGACGGCGTTTGTGATACTGGTTATTTTTGCTTTAGTCGGCAAGTTTATCTTCGACTTTTTCTCAGTGTCGGTAAATAGCTTACGTATTGTGGGCGGCGTCATTTTCTTTTTGCTTGGCTACGAGTTGTTGCAAGCGAAGTTGTCTCGCATGAAAACCGATCAGATTGATGACATAGAGGGTTATAGTAATGATATTGCGATAACGCCGCTGGCTATTCCTATTCTCTGTGGTCCAGGGGCCATCGCTAATGTCATTATTTTTATGCATGATGGTGAGACATTGCTACACAAGCTGATCCTTTTGGGAGCTATTGCGGCTGTTATTGCGATCAATTATCTTGGCTTGATCGGCGCAAGTCGTTTGTTAGGCTTTTTGGGTGATAGCGGGAATAAGGTCATGATGAGAATTATGGGGCTTATTGTGATGGTTATTGCTGTTGAGTTCTTCTTTAGTGGCTTAACACCGATTGTGCAGGAGATGCTACACCCACAAGGGATATAGAATCTGGTTTGCACCTGCGCATATATGATCTATGTTTACTGTAGGTTATCGTTAATAGGTCGCTGCGAATGGATTTTACCTTGAGGAGTCAAATATGCTTTTTCTAATGTTTCTTTTAATGTGTGCTGCCGTTTGGTTGTTGTGGAATATTTGTAAGAATACGGGAGATGTACTCGATAAACAGACGGCTATTCAGTATGAGTTGGTGTCGTTAGAAAAAAAGTTAGAGGTCTTAGCGGATAAACTAACGGCGGCTCCGGCTGTTTCTAATGCGGTCGCTCAGTCATCCCTTGTGAATATAAATAATGCCAGTTTAAAAGACATAATGCAGCTACCTCGTATTGGTAAAGCGTTGGCGCAACGTATTATTGATAGTCGTCCTTATGACTCTGTGGATGATGTAAAGCAGGTCCAAGGGGTCTCAGACGATATGTTTAACGAGCTAAAGCCCCTTATCGCAACAGGCTAAGATATATGCGGGTTAGGTATGCGTGTGTTTAGGCATAAAAAAGGAGGTCGCAATGACCTCCTTTTTTATGTGCTTTACTTATGTTTTAGTATAAGTAGTTACCAGTATTACTGGTTGACGGAATCTTTAAGTGACTTGCCTGGCTTAAAACCAACTGATTTGCTAGCGGCTATTTGAATGGTGGCGCCAGTTTGAGGGTTCTTTCCCGTTCTTGCGCTTCTTTCCCTTTGGCTGAAGGTGCCAAAGCCAATTAATGTGACGGCTTCATTGCGGGATAATGCGTTAGTAATTTCGTCAGTAATGGCATTAATTACTTCGTTGGCTTTGTCCTTGGTTAATTCTGCTTGTTCTGCAATTGCAGCAGCCAATTCGGGTTTACGCATAAAACTCTCCTGATTTTATTAAAATTGTGTCGAGCTAATAATACTCTCACTATATGTATAGCGAGTTTCTGGCAACTGTCAAAGCGATTTGACGAATTGAATGCTGATTTTCAAAATAATACGAAATATTCGCTAGATTGGTGATTTGAAAGGGTTTAAGTGGCTTATCTTTAAGCATTATTTAACAGAAGTTGAACATTTGTTCCTGTTTTTTTTCTGCTTTGTGTAATTGATCTCACAATTGCTTTTGTATCTCGTTCATAATCTGCTAGCTCAAAATTCACGACCTTAAAATATAAGCCGATAAAAATAAAACAACAGAAACTAAGTGTTGTAACAGGAGATACAGGTGAAAAACTTCGGGGAAATAAAAAGCTTACTTAAAAATAGCTTACTGCTAGCAGTTGTTTCAGTTCAGCTCGTTGGGTGCCAAACGTTTAAAGATAAAGTGGTTTATGCCCCGGCTGGAGACATTATGCAAAGCCTAGCAAAAGAGCATACCGTACCGTATATGCTTGGAACCGAAGACGTGGCGGTTAGCTGCGCTATGAGTGAAGCATTGTCGCCACTGTTAATGGCATTTGGTCGAGTGACATCAAACCCTGATCAACTCGGTGTAATGTTAGGTCTTTCTGCCGGTGCATGTGAAGAGCAAAGAGCATGGGATAACGAATTACGCTACTTAAGAGCGATGCGTGATTTACGGCCAGATGAGGCTGAAGATGCATTGATTACTCAAAAACGACATTTAGTGAGCGCGTCTAAGCGTCAGTTTACGGCTTATAACCATCTTGTGAGCTACTACGGAGAGCCTGGTGGAGAATGTCCAGATTTAGATGATGACTTTGATCAGTTTATTTGGATGGCGGGTATGTTGTCTGGGTTACAAGCGCTGAATAACGAACTTCAATCAACATCGAGCATTGGCGTGCCTAAGAATATAGCGTCAAAAGTGGAGCGTGGAACAAGCTGTATTGACGATGATCAGTGGTGGGGCGTACCTATGGCAATGAAGGCTGCAGTATGGGCAATGCTGCCTGGGGCGTTACCGCATGGCGAGAATGCATGGGAGCGACTAGAGACAGCGCAAGCTAAAGGTGAAGCGGCTCGCGTTAGATTGCCAAATGTATTGTATGCGATGGCAGCATTTACCAACGGAAAAGACGAGTTAGTAAAAGATATTATTCGCCGTCATGCCGATCAAGTTAAAAGACACCCAGCGAACCCTGATTATGCGCTTATCGATACTACAGCGACAATACAGCTACAAGCATTGTCAGATAGATTGTGGACAGAAAATACAGGACATAGAACACCTATGGGTGGTCTAGGTACTTTTTGGGATGACAAGAAAGAGTCTAATGTAGAAGTAATGGATCTGGATGACCTCTTATAACAACGGGGATCAGACAATAATTAGCACTCCAGATTATATATAAATAACAGAAAATAAGGGCAAGTTAGTGAAGCTATTAAAAAACATCAAGGCGTTATCTGTTGCAGCAGTAGTATCCACAACCGCTATGAGTGGAGTCGTTCAGGCAGAAATGATAGAAAGGTCGTTTTGTGTTTGGGATCCCATAGGTGCTAACGGGCCATTATTTAATGTTATGAAGTCTGCTAAGCCTAGCGCAATGAAGTGGGGCATTAATCTTGAGCTGAAAGCGTATACCGACGAGAAGATTGCCGCTGAAGATTTTAAGGCTGGGCAATGTGACTCGGTACTTTTGACCGGTACTCGGGCTAGAGAATTTAATAAATTCACCGGCTCATTAGAGGCTATGGGAGCGATTCCTAGTAGCGAAGAAATGAAAATGATTCTGCAAACGCTTACTCAGCCTAAGGCTGCGCAGTTAATGGTAAACGGTGAGTATGAGGTAGCGGGTATTCTACCTGCTGGTGCCATTTACCTTTATACCCGTGATCGAGCGATCAATACGGTTGAAGAACTTCAGGGTAAGAAAGTAGCGACGCTAGATTATGATCAGGCTTCTATGACGATGGTGCGTCATGTGGGGGCTTCTGTCGTGGGGGCAAGTACTGCAAATTTTGCCGGTAAGTTTAATAACGGTAGTGTTGATGTTGCATATGCGCCTGCGGTTGCTTATACCCCGTTGGAATTATACAAGGGCTTAGGGGAAAACGGCGGGGTCTTTGACTTTGCGTTAGCTCAGATGAACTTCCAGATCATTGCTCGAACAGATCGCTTTCCAGAAGGTTATGGTCAAAAAGTACGAGATTACACGTCAACTCGATACGAAGAAGCCTACAAAATAGTTGAGACTGCAGAGGCTGAAATCAAGAAAGAGTATTGGATGAGGCCTACGGCTGAGCAGCTAGAAGGTTACTCTAAGATGCTACGAGAAGTGCGTATCTCCTTACGTGACGAAGGCGTTTATGACGCAAAAGCACTACGTTTGATGAGAAAGGTTCGATGCAAAAATAACCCAACAAACTCTGAGTGCTCAGAAAAAAGAGAGTGATGGGTTAGGGCGTTAATATTGATCATGGCATAAAGGGTATTTAAATAAGGATCGCCTACATTGGCGATTCTTGTTTTTCTGATTGCTAATACTTGCTTGGGTTTCTGTAACTCATTGAAATAATTAAACATGACTAGAATATTTATTATAAGCTTTGGAGGCTGTTAATCCATGGAAACGCGTGGAATCGCTAATCGTTCTGTCAGGGAGTGGGTTTCCTCATTTCCTGCCTGTATTTTGTTGTTAGCCGTTGTTATTTTTAGCACGGGCAGTGATATCCACAACCAAATGCTTAAAATGGGTGAGCAGGTATGGGGAGGCTACTATAAGCTTCGCATGGATCCTCAGCTTCCAACTTGTGACGCCAACTTCAATGTTGAGCAGCGGGTGCAGGAACAGTTGCTGGCAGAGAAAAATAAGCCAGATGATGATATGGATCTATTTGCAGATGATCCTATTGATCCTGCTATTTTGCGTAGTTCGTTAGAAAATGCCAAAGCTGACTGCTCTGCTAAGTATACAGAGTTTGAGCAATTAAAAGATCGCATCACCCCAGGGGTAAAGGCATTTCGAGCGGTTGAGTTGTTTGTGTCAGACCTTGTTGCCTTTGGCCTGACATCACAGCGTTTTATTTTAGCACTCTTGGTTCTACTTTGTGCCGCCACGGCTACGATGACGCGTCATCATATTGCTATGAGATCGATGCAGACTCAACTTGATCATACGGTTTCATTTACGTTGCAGTTTGTTGCAAACAGCATGTTACTTGTTTCGACCTTATCGTTTAGAGCGTTATCCCACTCAGGTGGAGCAGAGGTAGAGCTTTCAAAAGAAATTCTACATGACCTGTGGATCGCTGGTTTTGGATTATTAACTATTATAAGTGCCGTTAAGTTATTCCGGGTTCCAGCAGATATTAAACCTGGCGGAAAGTTAAGTCATGCACTGCTTTCGGTTCCGCTCTACACCACTATGTGTCTCATTGCAGGTACATACTTTGCCTTGGCTGGGCATGTTGCAGGCATAGGCATTTACCTGGATAAAATGATGGACCTATCTGACATGTTCTTGAATGTTGGTCTGTATGTATGGGTGGGGATGATGCTAAAAGAAACCCGCCTAGCCTCTCTTGTTTTTAATGTCTTTAAGCCTTGGAAAATGCCCCCAGAAATGCTGGCTGTTGTTGCGGTAATAGCGGCAGCGGTTCCTACTGCATATACGGGGGCTTCAGGTATCTTTGTAATTGCAGCAGGTGCAGTTATCTATCATGAGCTTAGAAATGCAGGTGCTAGACGGCAGCTTGCTTTAGCGGCAACCGCTATGTCGGGTAGTTTGGGTGTGGTCTTAAGGCCATGCTTATTAGTTGTGGTTATTGCTTACCTCAATAGAGAAGTCACTACAGATCAGCTGTTTGGCTGGGGTATTTGGGTGTTCTTGTTGACGGCTGGTTTGTTTATGGTTGTTAGTATGAGTGTCAATCGCCAGAGCAAGATTCAGCTAGCCCCTGCAGGCGAGGCTTTTCCGGCTATGATCAGAGAGTTCAAGCATCTTGTGCCTTACATTCTTGTTGTGGCGGGTATTGTTCTTTTTTATCGGTTTGCACTCGAAGTTCGTATGGATGAGTTTTCAGCGCCAAGGGTATTACCTGTTTTACTTCTCGGTATTCTGCTTTATGAGCACATTACACTGAAAGGTGGTAAGAAAAGTGTTTCAGGTGAAATCAATCATCAAGGGTTAGAAAAAAGTATCCGTACTGCTACCAATGAAACGACCTCTGAGATTGGTGCATTGCTACTGCTAATAGGTTGCTCTGTGAGTATCGGAGGCGTTATTGAGCGTTCGGGTATGATGGAAATGTTCCCACATTCATTTGATAGTCCTTGGGGGGCTATGGCTCTACTGGTTATTGTGCTTGTAATACTAGGTATGATTATGGACGCCTTTGGTGCGGTTATCTTGGTCAGTGCGACGATTGCGACGATTGCGTATCAAAGTGGAATAGATCCTGTTCACTTCTGGATGGTGACGCTAGTGGCCTTTGAATTAGGTTATCTAAGTCCACCTGTTGCTTTGAACCATTTGTTGACTCGGCAGGTGGTTGGGCAAGAAGAGGTTGAGCTAGCATTGCAGGAAGGAGATACTTTCTATCAACGTCATGAACGTATCATCATGCCTCTTATTGTAATGGGTATTGCGTTAGTGCTTGTCGCGTTCGTACCTCTAGCGGTTGGTTATTAATACTAATTAAATATTATTTATTTATGAAAAAGGGTGAGCGAAAGCTTGCCCTTTTTTTATATCTATAAGAAAGGGGGATATGTCAAAATATTAGAATGTAACATTGCGTAATCAAGTAGGTGTTCACAGTATTGTTTTATCGATTCTGTAATGATTGCTTGGTGGGGAGTGCGGTCAAAATGAGGCGATAACTGGCGCACGTAACAACTTAGATAAACGCTTGAATCTAGCGCTTAAAACAATAAACGTCGAATGGAGTTTTCATGGAAACAATTAAAAATAAATTCAAATCTATTGGTCCGGTTAAAGCTGCCGTAGCATTGGCGGCTGGCATAATGATTTCATCTGCACCTGTACAGGCAGAAATGGTTAAGCGTTCATTTTGTGTATGGGATGCAGTTGGAGCAAATGGACCGCTTTATAACTTGATGAAATCGTCTAAAACCGCCGCCATGAAATGGGGTGTTGACCTCGAGTTGCGCGCTTATACTGACGAGAAAATAGCATCAGAAGACTTTAAAGCAGGGCAGTGTGACGCCGTGCTGATTACTGATGTAAGGGTGCGAGACTACAATACTTTCTCAGGATCTATTGGTGCATTGGGTGCGATTCAAAGTAAGAAAGAAATGCGAATGGTTCTTGATACGTTGAGCCAACCTAAAGCGGCCAAGTTACTTAAGAATGGTAAGTATGAGATTGCGGGAATTTTACCTGCAGGTGCAGTTTATCTTTTTGCGCGTGACCGCACAATTGATACTGTTGGAGAGCTACAAGGTAAAAAAATAGCGACATTTGATTACGATTCAGCTGCTATGCATATGGTTCGCCATGTGGGTGCGTCAATCGTCGGGTCAAGCACGGCTAACTTTGCGGGTAAGTTTAATAATGGCAGCGTAGATATTGCTTATGCTCCAGCAGTTGCGTATGAGCCCCTTGAGCTCTATAAAGGTATTGGTGAAAACGGAGGGGTCTTTAGTTATAAGGTTGCTCAGCTTACCTTCCAAGTTGTCATTGATTCTGAGAAGTTCCCAGAAGGCTTTGGGCAAAACTTTAGAACGTATGCTGCATCAAAGTACGATGAAGCATTTAAGATGATTGCTGATGCTGAAGCCACTATCAATAGTGATCTTTGGGTTTCTCCAAAGGCATCAGAAGTTGCCGGCTATGGTGAAATGTTTAGAAATGTACGTATTGGTCTGAGAAACGAGGGTGTTTATAGCCCTAAAATGCTAACACTTATGCGTAAAGTTCGTTGCTCACAGGCGCCGTCAAATGCTGAATGTGTTGAAAAAACTGAGTGATTTTTTGCTCTTGTCGCCTTGATCCCGCTTTGCTTCATCACGGTTACAAGAGCAGGTCTAGTTTTGAAATGAAGATATAGATTTATCACGCAATAAAAAGCCCCGGCTGATAAATCAGTCGGGGCTTTTTATTTTTTGTAGCGCGCCTTAATAGGCGCGCTACAAAGCTAATCGCTTAACCCAGCTTAGGGCCGGCGTTAACAATTACATCAGACACGTCAAACTTCTTGAAGTTTTCAACAAACTGGCTGATCAAGTCTTGCTCTTTTGCATCATAAGCTGCTTTATCATCCCATGTGTTTCTTGGGTTAAGTAACCCAGAATCAACACCAGGGATTTGCTTAGGTACTTCAAGATTAAGATTGTCGAGGTGTTCAGTTTCAGTATCGCTAATCTCGCCGTTCTGGATAGCGCTAATGATTGCACGAGTAGTTGGAATGCTAAAGCGAGTTCCAACGCCGTGTGAACCACCTGTCCAGCCGGTGTTAACAAGATATACGCGACTACCAAACTCTTCCATACGCTTCATTAACAGTTCAGCATATTCGCCCGCAGGACGAGGGAAGAAAGGTGCACCGAAGCAAGTAGAGAAGGTAGACTTAAGTTTTGAGTCTGATCCCATTTCAGTTGAGCCAACAAGCGCTGTGTAGCCACTTAAGAAGTGATAGGCTGCTGCTTCTTTTGACAAGATAGATACAGGAGGTAAAACGCCTGTCATATCACAAGTCAAAAATACGATTGCTTTAGGTTCGCCTGCTAGGTTTTCAATAACACGCTTTTCAACGTGCTCTAATGGATAGGCGCAACGGGTATTTTCAGTGAGTGATACGTCGTTATAGTCTGGAACACGAGTTTCAGGGTCAACCACTACGTTTTCAACGATAGCACCAAAACGGATTGCATCCCAAATAATAGGCTCATTTTTCTGGCTTAGGTCGATACATTTTGCGTAGCAACCGCCTTCGATATTAAATACGGTACCTTTACCCCAACCATGCTCATCGTCGCCAATTAGAAAGCGTGATTCGTCTGCAGACAGGGTGGTTTTTCCAGTGCCTGAAAGGCCAAAGAATAGACAGGTCTCACCGTCGTCGCCTACGTTTGCAGAGCAGTGCATTGGTAGTACGTCTTTTTCTGGAAGCAGGAAGTTTTGAACAGAGAACATGGCTTTTTTCATTTCGCCAGCGTAACTCATGCCTGCAAGTAATACTTTGCGTTGAGCAAAGTTAATCATTACCGTGCCATCGCTGTTTGTGCCATCTCTTTCTGGGTCGCATACAAAGCTAGCAACGTTTAGTATTTGCCATTCTTGCTTATCTGCAGGGTTATACTCGGTAGGGCGAATAAATAGGTTGCGCCCAAATAGGTTCTGCCAAGCCGTTTCAGTAGACACTTTTACGGCAAGATAATGATCAGGATCTGCGCCAACATGCAGGTGAGAAACAAAGCTATCTTTCTCTGCAAGGTACGCTTCGACACGATCCCAAAGAGCGTCGAATTTATCGGCGTCGAAAGGACGGTTAATCGGTCCCCAATGGATCAGATCTGAAGTGCTCGGCTCTTCAATGATAAATCGATCTAGTGGCGAGCGCCCTGTTCTTTTTCCGGTATTAATAACCAGAGATCCGTTATCGGCCAGTTGGCCTTCCTTACGTTCAAGCGCTTGCTCAACAAGTTGAGCGGTGCTTAGATCAATATAAGTGTTACTCACTTGTACCTCACCCTTTGCTGGTGTTTTATCACTATTTAGGCGCTTAAAACGGCGTATAAATAGTGACCTAATAAATTCTGGGGCGCCATTATGCCAAAATGTGGAATAAAAAACGACTATTTGTGATTTTGATTGACGCTTTTGGTGATTATGTTAACGCAAAAAATTAGTAATTCTTTGATAAATCAAGATAAAACTGAATTCACTAATGCCGTTATTAAGACCTGTTATAGTCTGTAATAATCGTATTAATGAAAACTATTATTGCCAAATAATTGGTCAATCTCTGATTTTTCGTATCGGTATAATTCGTTGCAGAACTGGCAGCTGATTTCTATTGCCTTTTGCTCCGCTAAAATGTCATATATTTCATCTTGTCCAAGAGAAATGATGGTGCTTGCCGTGCGTTGTTTGCTACAGCTGCATTCAAACTGCACAGGCTCTTCAGGATAAATTGTTACTTCCTCTTCATGATACAACCGCTTGAGGAGAGACTCGCCATCTAGTTTATGAATTTCATCAGCAGTTAGAGTGCTCGCTAATTGAGTGAGTCTATTCCAGGCGTCACTATCTTTTGCTTCGTTGTTTCGTGCAGGGAGTTGCTGTAAAAATAGCCCCGATGCAGACTCCTGGTCGCAAAAAAGCAGGATAAGGGTGCTCAGCTGCTCAGATTGTTCAAAGTATTGTATTAAACAGTCTGCGAGGGTGTTTTTTTCAAGTGGGACGATTCCTTGATAGCGCTGACCCTTGGTGGGGTCAATTGTAATGGCAATTTGTGCAGCCCCTAGTTGGGCGGTTAATGACTCACTCGGTATATCGCCTTCCCATTGACCGATGGCTCTAACCTTTTTGTCATGGGTGCATTCAGCCATTAATAGCTTTACTGCACCGTCTCCTCTAGCTTGAACTGAAAGTATGCCTTCAAATTTTAACGTGCCACTCATGAGTACCGATGCTGCTAGGGCTTCACCTATTAATGTCTGTAATGGCGCAGGGTACTCTTTGCGCTGTTTAACGTCCTTGAAGCTTTTATTGAGTCGAACCAGCTCTCCTCTTATTTGGTGGTTGTCAAATAAAAAACGTTGGAAGGTATCGCTATGTTTCATGCTTTTAAGCCTATTTCTGGATATCAATGCTGTGTGTGCACGTTAAATGTGCTGAGTTCTTTTTATAACGGGTGGTGGTTCGGTGTTAGCTTTCATCAACGTTATTAATGTTCTCGAATCGATGTATTTGACGTCTCTGCTTTTTGTTGGGTCGCCTTGCTGGAGGTAGTTGACCTGCCATCATATGTTTACGGTCTGACGCAGCTTTTTCGCGTTTGGCTACGCTTTCGGTTGTTTCAGCATAGAGTAATACGGCTTCGGGGGCGCCTCGACGTTTGTCCGTTATAGCAAGCACCACGACCTCTTTTTCAACAAAACCTTGGCGTATGTTGAGGTGGGCGTCTAGTTCTATGGCTTTACCTGGTTTTGCTCGTGCGCCATTGTAGTGAACCTTGCCGCCCTCTACTGCGTCTTTAGCAATAGCCCGAGTTTTATAAAAACGAGCAGCCCAGAGCCACTTATCTAACCTAACTTTTGTAGATTCTTCGTTTTTTGCCATGTTAATGTTTACGGTCAGTGAAAAGAGGTAAATGATTATTATCAATAAGACGTATTGTAGCAGTTTTCATTGATGAAAATCGAAGCCAGTTTGTAGGTAAATGTGCTAACTATTTTTAGCTGAGTGACGGTCAAAGCGATCGATTGAAGGGAATTCTTCATTATGTCTAGGTGGTTTCTGGCTGTCGGGCTGCGCAATCGAGTATATATGCTGAATTCCATATGTTTGTGCCGATTTTAGTACGGCTAAGCTGTCATCGATGAGCATAGTGCGCCGCTTGTCAAAAGCCTCTATCGATTGAAGCTTGTCCCAGA includes these proteins:
- a CDS encoding aspartate carbamoyltransferase catalytic subunit, producing the protein MTQSKEPDHLQLNSQGRLRHFLTLDGLDRATLTEILDTADSFIEVGKRSIKNVPLLRGKTVVNLFFEASTRTRSTFELAAKRLSADVLNLNISTSATSKGESLSDTLQNLEAMASDMFVVRHSQSGAPHFIAESVTPNVSIINAGDGRHAHPTQAMLDMLTIRQHKGSFEGLKVAIVGDILHSRVARSQIRALNTLGVSEVRVIAPNTLLPVDIESLGATVYSTMKQGLDGVDVVIMLRLQKERMEGALLPSEHEFYELYGLTTEKLKYAKPDAIVMHPGPINRGVEIESAVADGPQSVILNQVTNGIAVRMAVMSMAMSGQTAAISAAASE
- a CDS encoding dihydroorotase produces the protein MNIEIKSGRIVDPVNGKDEIQSLYVSEGKIVAIGKAPEGFLADQVVDASGCVVSPGFIDLCAYLREPGYEYKGTVASETFAAAKGGFTAVCCPPQTLPVNDSEAVTHLILDLARRAGFSKVYPIGALTKGLKGQQLSEVYSLKRAGCVGVGNSGRPVADLNVMKRCCEYAKTHDMSVFVRPEDVSLASDGCVHEGAVATRLGLPGIPALAETVAVSQLILLAEETGAHLHMSQLTAAKSVELVADAKKRGIRITADVSAQHLLLTDVSVSGFDSRFHCLPPFRTEADRLALIEGVNSGVIDAICSQHQPHEAAAKQAPFAESEPGISSIETVLPLLLGLERAATLSMDVLIRSLSVGAANVLGVQGGSLAEGQNADICIFDPNKQWVVNDETIKSSGKSTPWKGEELQGLVKATLVDGCIVYA
- a CDS encoding MarC family protein — its product is MTAVLSMHELSEFALLCFTSLFAMINPFGVAPVFQPMTTHMTHQQSRQVALKASLTAFVILVIFALVGKFIFDFFSVSVNSLRIVGGVIFFLLGYELLQAKLSRMKTDQIDDIEGYSNDIAITPLAIPILCGPGAIANVIIFMHDGETLLHKLILLGAIAAVIAINYLGLIGASRLLGFLGDSGNKVMMRIMGLIVMVIAVEFFFSGLTPIVQEMLHPQGI
- a CDS encoding ComEA family DNA-binding protein, which gives rise to MLFLMFLLMCAAVWLLWNICKNTGDVLDKQTAIQYELVSLEKKLEVLADKLTAAPAVSNAVAQSSLVNINNASLKDIMQLPRIGKALAQRIIDSRPYDSVDDVKQVQGVSDDMFNELKPLIATG
- a CDS encoding HU family DNA-binding protein: MRKPELAAAIAEQAELTKDKANEVINAITDEITNALSRNEAVTLIGFGTFSQRERSARTGKNPQTGATIQIAASKSVGFKPGKSLKDSVNQ
- a CDS encoding putative solute-binding protein, which gives rise to MKLLKNIKALSVAAVVSTTAMSGVVQAEMIERSFCVWDPIGANGPLFNVMKSAKPSAMKWGINLELKAYTDEKIAAEDFKAGQCDSVLLTGTRAREFNKFTGSLEAMGAIPSSEEMKMILQTLTQPKAAQLMVNGEYEVAGILPAGAIYLYTRDRAINTVEELQGKKVATLDYDQASMTMVRHVGASVVGASTANFAGKFNNGSVDVAYAPAVAYTPLELYKGLGENGGVFDFALAQMNFQIIARTDRFPEGYGQKVRDYTSTRYEEAYKIVETAEAEIKKEYWMRPTAEQLEGYSKMLREVRISLRDEGVYDAKALRLMRKVRCKNNPTNSECSEKRE
- a CDS encoding TRAP transporter large permease subunit, encoding METRGIANRSVREWVSSFPACILLLAVVIFSTGSDIHNQMLKMGEQVWGGYYKLRMDPQLPTCDANFNVEQRVQEQLLAEKNKPDDDMDLFADDPIDPAILRSSLENAKADCSAKYTEFEQLKDRITPGVKAFRAVELFVSDLVAFGLTSQRFILALLVLLCAATATMTRHHIAMRSMQTQLDHTVSFTLQFVANSMLLVSTLSFRALSHSGGAEVELSKEILHDLWIAGFGLLTIISAVKLFRVPADIKPGGKLSHALLSVPLYTTMCLIAGTYFALAGHVAGIGIYLDKMMDLSDMFLNVGLYVWVGMMLKETRLASLVFNVFKPWKMPPEMLAVVAVIAAAVPTAYTGASGIFVIAAGAVIYHELRNAGARRQLALAATAMSGSLGVVLRPCLLVVVIAYLNREVTTDQLFGWGIWVFLLTAGLFMVVSMSVNRQSKIQLAPAGEAFPAMIREFKHLVPYILVVAGIVLFYRFALEVRMDEFSAPRVLPVLLLGILLYEHITLKGGKKSVSGEINHQGLEKSIRTATNETTSEIGALLLLIGCSVSIGGVIERSGMMEMFPHSFDSPWGAMALLVIVLVILGMIMDAFGAVILVSATIATIAYQSGIDPVHFWMVTLVAFELGYLSPPVALNHLLTRQVVGQEEVELALQEGDTFYQRHERIIMPLIVMGIALVLVAFVPLAVGY